The following are encoded together in the Bacillus sp. V2I10 genome:
- a CDS encoding ABC transporter ATP-binding protein, whose translation MEMFLGCKDLSIRFYNRSEKILSSITLSINKGEKVLILGPSGSGKSTLISALAGIIPEHIEAEVSGEVFLRKDAGVMFQDPDSQFCMLHVGEEIAFSLENRSIPRNDMDKMITDLMDKVGLKIDKKTPIETLSGGMKQRLALACLLALEPEVLFFDEPTAQLDPAGRNEIFDLLNQISQKTNQTMVFVEHVLDGCIEWMDRVVIINETGRIIGDGKPKEILLNFNNQMKEAGIWRPKLFPEKWKEVVHNSSHPLSIKLSNMIETKSIVKTKEYKKEDISISIENVEIGYRKKAIVRDINIRIHKGEWISIVGENGSGKSTFLKSLIRLEPIKKGKIHFQDTELKKWSDRELYEKAGFVFQNPELQFITDTVFEEIAFGGRQRNWPEELINTKTNQLLQEFGLESYHNAHPFTLSLGQKRRLSVATMLLFDQNLLLLDEPTFGQDEKTARELIKRLKERQEQGTTIVMVTHDMDLVDDFSDKVILFNKGRVTYQGTPYRLFSDQNLLCESALIPPLHYQLMHARKESIYYEV comes from the coding sequence ATGGAAATGTTTCTGGGATGTAAGGATCTGTCTATTCGCTTTTATAATCGTTCTGAAAAAATACTCAGTAGTATTACATTGTCAATAAATAAAGGGGAGAAAGTATTAATACTGGGGCCTAGCGGGAGTGGGAAATCTACTTTGATTTCCGCTCTTGCAGGTATTATCCCTGAGCATATTGAGGCAGAAGTAAGTGGTGAAGTATTCCTCAGGAAAGATGCCGGCGTTATGTTTCAAGATCCTGATTCTCAATTTTGTATGCTTCATGTGGGTGAAGAGATTGCTTTTAGTCTCGAAAACCGATCTATTCCGCGAAACGATATGGACAAAATGATTACTGACTTGATGGATAAAGTAGGGCTAAAGATTGATAAGAAAACACCAATTGAAACATTATCCGGTGGTATGAAACAAAGATTGGCATTAGCTTGTTTATTAGCATTAGAACCAGAAGTCTTGTTCTTTGATGAACCAACAGCCCAATTAGACCCTGCTGGCAGGAACGAGATATTTGATTTATTGAATCAAATTTCCCAAAAGACAAACCAAACAATGGTTTTTGTAGAACATGTATTAGACGGCTGCATTGAATGGATGGATAGGGTCGTTATCATAAATGAAACTGGGCGTATTATCGGGGATGGGAAGCCAAAAGAGATTCTGCTGAATTTTAATAATCAAATGAAAGAAGCTGGTATTTGGCGGCCGAAATTATTTCCGGAAAAATGGAAGGAAGTTGTTCATAATAGTTCACACCCGCTATCTATCAAACTTTCAAATATGATAGAAACGAAGTCAATAGTAAAAACCAAAGAATACAAAAAAGAGGATATTTCTATCAGCATCGAAAATGTTGAAATTGGTTATAGGAAGAAGGCAATAGTGAGAGACATTAATATAAGAATCCATAAAGGGGAATGGATTTCGATCGTCGGTGAAAATGGAAGTGGGAAAAGCACCTTCTTAAAAAGTCTTATTCGCTTGGAGCCAATTAAAAAAGGGAAAATTCACTTTCAAGATACTGAACTGAAAAAATGGTCAGATCGAGAATTATATGAAAAAGCTGGCTTTGTTTTTCAAAATCCAGAACTTCAATTTATAACGGATACTGTATTTGAAGAAATTGCCTTTGGCGGCCGACAAAGAAATTGGCCTGAAGAGCTAATTAATACAAAAACAAACCAATTACTGCAGGAGTTTGGATTGGAATCTTATCACAATGCTCACCCTTTTACATTGAGTTTAGGACAAAAACGGCGGTTAAGTGTTGCGACTATGTTGTTGTTTGATCAAAATTTATTATTACTTGATGAACCAACTTTCGGTCAGGATGAAAAGACAGCCAGAGAGCTTATTAAACGCCTAAAAGAGAGACAGGAACAGGGAACAACCATTGTAATGGTGACTCACGATATGGATTTAGTTGATGATTTTTCAGATAAAGTAATTCTCTTCAACAAGGGGAGAGTGACATATCAAGGGACACCTTATCGTTTGTTTTCTGATCAAAATCTTTTATGTGAAAGTGCGTTAATTCCGCCGCTCCATTACCAATTGATGCATGCACGAAAGGAGAGTATTTATTATGAAGTCTAA
- a CDS encoding amidohydrolase, translating into MADIVFINGQVVTADSSNRIAEAVAVTGNRIVAVGQNEKIKNLITDATAVIDLRGKSLLPGFIDSHLHITLHGTNKLAINCKEPQMKSLDDIFDKLKRKAQQTPKGEWIRAWGFNETAIAEQRYPTRIELDEISSDHPIMIMRTCAHHSIVNSQALKIAGINDKTPDPPGGKFDRDCYGNLNGFLIETAHMQMLNAAKYSEMELRKGIALASDHYVEAGITSIHDAGGNDADSLRAMQLAVQAGEVKVRIYAMLSSLNHSAKYVRRITESGMVTGLGNEYFKIGPAKVFTDGASSVPTMATREPYTSNPNESGVLYYDQNELNEVLGEAHKKGLQITAHAQGDRAIDMLLTCMETALKEFPRDNHRHRIEHAGLSMPDLIKRMKKLNVIPIPNPNFFYEFGDAYIKHIGERVNQMYPLRDLLDSGLVVACGSDNPVSDHNPLLGIHCAVNRRSMSGQEAGLSQRVDVLEAIKMYTWNGAYASFEEEFKGSIEPGKLADLVILDQEILTIPTEHIKELNVESTIIDGKFVYQSETSNLSYN; encoded by the coding sequence ATGGCCGATATCGTCTTTATAAATGGCCAAGTTGTTACAGCAGATTCCAGCAACCGGATTGCAGAAGCTGTTGCAGTAACGGGTAATCGAATTGTTGCGGTAGGTCAGAACGAGAAAATTAAAAACTTGATTACAGATGCTACAGCTGTAATTGATCTAAGAGGAAAGAGCTTGCTGCCTGGATTTATTGACTCTCATTTACATATTACTCTGCATGGTACGAACAAACTGGCAATCAATTGCAAAGAGCCTCAAATGAAATCATTGGACGATATTTTTGATAAATTAAAACGCAAAGCACAGCAAACACCTAAGGGAGAATGGATACGCGCATGGGGGTTTAATGAGACGGCAATTGCTGAACAACGCTATCCCACAAGAATAGAACTTGATGAAATTTCTTCTGACCACCCTATTATGATTATGAGAACTTGTGCTCATCACTCGATAGTAAACAGCCAAGCTCTCAAAATCGCTGGAATAAACGACAAAACACCTGACCCGCCAGGCGGAAAATTTGATCGTGACTGTTACGGCAACCTGAACGGTTTCTTAATTGAAACAGCTCATATGCAGATGTTAAACGCAGCCAAGTATAGTGAAATGGAACTTAGAAAGGGAATTGCGTTAGCTTCAGATCACTATGTTGAAGCAGGAATCACAAGCATTCATGATGCCGGCGGAAATGATGCAGACAGTCTTAGAGCCATGCAGTTGGCCGTTCAGGCAGGCGAGGTTAAAGTGCGAATCTATGCCATGCTGTCTTCCCTTAACCATTCGGCCAAATATGTAAGAAGGATTACGGAATCCGGCATGGTAACAGGACTTGGGAATGAGTATTTTAAAATAGGGCCTGCGAAGGTATTTACCGATGGAGCCAGCAGTGTTCCGACAATGGCTACAAGAGAGCCTTATACAAGCAATCCAAATGAATCCGGAGTCCTTTACTATGATCAGAATGAGCTGAATGAAGTCCTTGGAGAAGCTCATAAAAAGGGACTTCAAATAACAGCTCACGCTCAGGGAGACCGTGCTATAGACATGCTTCTTACATGTATGGAAACGGCTCTAAAAGAATTTCCGCGAGATAACCACCGCCACCGAATCGAACATGCCGGGCTTTCCATGCCAGACCTTATTAAACGGATGAAAAAGTTAAATGTCATTCCCATTCCGAATCCAAACTTCTTTTACGAATTTGGTGATGCATACATTAAGCATATAGGTGAGCGTGTAAATCAAATGTATCCATTGCGGGATTTATTGGATTCAGGGTTAGTCGTTGCCTGTGGATCGGACAACCCTGTGTCAGATCATAATCCTCTTCTTGGAATTCATTGTGCAGTGAATAGACGTTCCATGTCCGGTCAGGAGGCAGGGTTAAGTCAGCGCGTTGATGTTCTTGAAGCAATAAAAATGTACACCTGGAATGGGGCCTATGCAAGTTTTGAAGAAGAATTCAAAGGCAGTATTGAGCCTGGAAAACTGGCAGATTTAGTTATACTGGATCAAGAGATCCTGACTATACCCACTGAACACATAAAAGAACTGAATGTCGAATCTACCATTATTGACGGAAAATTTGTCTATCAAAGTGAAACTTCTAATCTCTCTTATAACTAA
- a CDS encoding sodium:solute symporter, whose product MNSALIIIFGFILLSIYLGIRARKGKDMDLEQWTVGKRGFGSIFVFLLMAGETYTTVTFLGGSGWAYDKGGPALYLVAYISLMYVLSYWLLPAIWKYGKENNLVSQPDFYVSKYKSPALGIIVALIGVLAIIPYIVLQLKGLGIIVSEGSYGKISPELAIWIGAISITIYVMISGIHGSAWTAVLKDILILIVVVFMGIYIPFHYFGGIQPMFEAVEAAKPGFLALPDSGLSISWFISTVLLTVLGVYMWPHFYGAIYSAKNGKSFRKNAIISPLYTLILLFVFLVGYTAIVKVPNLKGTETDLALLRISIQTFDPWFVGVIGAAGLLTALVPGSMLLMAASTSLSKNVYKVFVPTATEKQVSVLAKLLVPVVTLVCVYFTFNGGDSIVTLLLMGYSFVTQLAPALLLSLMKNNFVTKQGAAAGMIIGVGVVAYTTITQTTLATLFPSLPQLVKDINVGVIALSINVASMLIVSLLTKNVAVLKDSKAPIESTN is encoded by the coding sequence ATGAATTCAGCATTGATTATTATTTTCGGATTTATCCTTCTCTCCATTTATCTAGGAATTCGGGCAAGAAAAGGAAAGGATATGGACCTTGAGCAATGGACCGTTGGCAAACGGGGTTTTGGGAGTATCTTCGTCTTTCTCCTGATGGCTGGTGAAACATACACAACAGTTACTTTTCTTGGCGGAAGCGGGTGGGCCTACGATAAGGGTGGACCAGCACTTTATTTGGTAGCGTATATTTCATTGATGTATGTCTTATCTTACTGGCTTCTCCCTGCAATCTGGAAATATGGGAAAGAAAACAATCTGGTTTCACAACCTGACTTTTATGTAAGCAAATATAAAAGCCCTGCGCTTGGAATAATTGTCGCCCTAATTGGGGTACTTGCCATCATTCCGTACATCGTTCTTCAACTAAAAGGACTTGGCATAATTGTGTCAGAAGGATCTTATGGAAAAATCTCACCAGAGCTTGCGATTTGGATTGGTGCAATCTCAATTACTATTTATGTAATGATTTCAGGCATTCACGGATCTGCCTGGACTGCTGTTCTTAAGGATATCTTGATCCTTATAGTAGTTGTATTCATGGGAATTTACATTCCATTCCATTACTTCGGAGGCATACAGCCGATGTTTGAGGCAGTTGAAGCAGCCAAACCAGGGTTCCTTGCACTTCCTGATAGCGGGTTAAGTATTTCATGGTTTATTTCAACTGTTCTGCTAACCGTGCTTGGTGTCTATATGTGGCCACATTTTTATGGCGCCATTTATTCAGCCAAAAACGGCAAGTCCTTCCGAAAAAATGCGATTATCAGCCCTCTATATACACTTATATTGTTGTTCGTTTTTCTTGTAGGATATACTGCTATCGTGAAAGTCCCGAATTTAAAAGGAACGGAAACCGATCTTGCTTTGCTCCGGATTTCCATTCAAACCTTTGATCCATGGTTTGTGGGGGTGATTGGTGCAGCTGGCTTATTAACAGCACTTGTGCCAGGTTCCATGCTGCTTATGGCAGCATCCACCTCTTTATCTAAAAACGTATATAAAGTGTTTGTGCCAACAGCAACTGAAAAACAAGTATCCGTTCTGGCAAAACTGCTTGTCCCTGTTGTGACCCTTGTCTGTGTATACTTTACATTCAATGGGGGTGACAGCATCGTAACCCTTCTGTTAATGGGGTATAGTTTTGTCACACAATTGGCACCTGCTTTGCTTTTAAGCTTAATGAAGAATAATTTTGTAACGAAGCAAGGTGCGGCAGCTGGAATGATTATCGGAGTTGGTGTTGTGGCATATACGACTATTACACAAACAACACTTGCTACTCTTTTCCCTTCCCTGCCGCAATTGGTTAAGGATATTAATGTAGGTGTTATTGCATTGAGCATTAATGTTGCCTCGATGTTGATTGTCAGCCTATTAACAAAGAATGTGGCTGTTTTAAAAGATTCTAAAGCACCTATTGAAAGCACAAACTAA
- a CDS encoding small acid-soluble spore protein H, with translation MNAQRAQEITSSPSMITVTYNGESIYIEQVDEQNGKATIHPLDEPNNKQSVSVTNLKEQ, from the coding sequence ATGAACGCACAACGAGCACAGGAAATAACTTCTTCGCCAAGTATGATTACTGTAACCTATAATGGGGAAAGTATTTACATTGAGCAAGTGGATGAACAAAATGGAAAAGCTACAATCCATCCCCTTGATGAACCAAATAATAAACAAAGTGTTTCTGTAACCAACTTAAAAGAACAGTAA
- a CDS encoding DUF3311 domain-containing protein: protein MKPIYLLGLVPFIGMLGLLPLVNRVTPYVLGVPFVLFWVVMWVLLTSGIMLIIFKLDPANKEGDLE from the coding sequence ATGAAACCGATTTATCTGTTAGGATTGGTGCCGTTTATTGGGATGCTTGGACTATTGCCCTTGGTCAATAGGGTTACCCCCTATGTACTTGGCGTTCCGTTTGTTCTGTTTTGGGTTGTCATGTGGGTGCTGCTCACTTCCGGTATTATGCTCATAATATTCAAACTGGATCCTGCAAATAAGGAAGGTGATCTTGAATGA
- the tenA gene encoding thiaminase II: protein MSFSAELRKEANPIFDAIFEHPFVKGIANGGLKKEQLIHYVKQDFEYLSSFIRIYGIAVSKCENREDMDMFNQQISFILKSEIHPHNNFCQVAGVPYEVLQGYPLSPSSLHYIRHMLTVAHEGTLGEILAVLLPCPWTYWEIGKRILNEVNPDRSHPFYDWINFYGNRTNSITTKFCARIDEWAKEATEREKEKMKEHFLISCQLEYMFWDMAYKLEEWPVKMEVVK, encoded by the coding sequence ATGAGTTTTTCAGCAGAACTAAGAAAGGAAGCAAATCCCATCTTTGATGCGATTTTCGAACATCCTTTTGTCAAAGGAATCGCCAATGGAGGATTAAAAAAGGAACAATTAATTCATTATGTTAAACAGGACTTTGAATATTTGAGTTCCTTTATCAGAATCTATGGAATAGCGGTCTCGAAGTGTGAGAATCGTGAAGATATGGATATGTTTAATCAGCAAATTTCATTTATATTAAAAAGTGAAATCCATCCACATAATAACTTTTGTCAAGTAGCGGGTGTTCCATATGAGGTATTACAAGGATATCCGTTATCACCATCTTCACTTCATTACATACGTCATATGCTTACAGTTGCTCACGAAGGAACATTAGGGGAAATTTTAGCTGTCTTATTACCATGTCCGTGGACATATTGGGAGATTGGCAAAAGAATATTAAATGAAGTTAATCCAGATCGCTCTCATCCATTTTATGATTGGATAAATTTTTATGGTAATCGTACAAATTCGATCACAACTAAATTTTGTGCCCGTATAGATGAGTGGGCAAAGGAAGCAACAGAGAGAGAAAAAGAAAAGATGAAAGAACATTTCTTAATAAGTTGTCAGCTTGAATATATGTTTTGGGATATGGCCTATAAACTCGAAGAATGGCCTGTGAAAATGGAGGTAGTAAAGTGA
- a CDS encoding energy-coupling factor transporter transmembrane protein EcfT codes for MKSNHSFLATLNPSCKLLSHFLIMFILMTISHPKVTFLIWFFAVLLGIFLGGWRISFLMKRLFPYLGFFILVFWMMAAFGEGQETIWKWAWFHITQESMNHGLTLALRMLGFVTYGLLFTSTTDLTLFIMSLIHQCKLSPKWAYGLLAGFRFIPLFQSELNQMKTAHKVRGYKQKNSWKAFMRYSLPLFTQGIRKSERIAIAMEARGFTGTRHRTYYQTTKIVTKDWVYLFSLLIVVLGIHIFIE; via the coding sequence ATGAAGTCTAACCATTCATTCCTCGCTACTCTAAATCCTTCATGCAAATTACTTTCCCATTTTTTGATTATGTTTATATTAATGACAATTTCACATCCAAAAGTTACTTTTTTGATATGGTTTTTTGCGGTATTACTCGGGATTTTTTTAGGCGGATGGAGAATTTCCTTCCTCATGAAAAGGCTTTTTCCTTATTTAGGTTTTTTTATTCTTGTATTTTGGATGATGGCAGCTTTTGGTGAAGGGCAAGAAACAATTTGGAAATGGGCCTGGTTCCATATCACCCAAGAGAGTATGAATCATGGCTTAACTTTAGCTTTACGTATGTTAGGGTTTGTAACGTATGGATTATTATTCACCTCTACAACAGACTTAACTTTGTTCATTATGAGTTTAATTCATCAATGTAAACTTTCACCTAAATGGGCGTATGGGCTATTAGCGGGGTTCCGCTTTATCCCATTATTCCAATCTGAACTAAACCAAATGAAGACTGCTCATAAAGTAAGAGGCTATAAGCAAAAAAATAGTTGGAAAGCTTTTATGAGGTACTCTTTACCACTGTTTACTCAAGGAATACGAAAATCAGAACGAATTGCTATAGCAATGGAAGCACGTGGATTTACGGGTACAAGACACAGAACGTATTATCAAACAACTAAAATAGTAACAAAAGACTGGGTCTATTTATTTTCTTTGTTAATAGTTGTACTGGGGATTCATATTTTTATTGAATAA
- the malX gene encoding maltose/glucose-specific PTS transporter subunit IIBC: protein MKKKSMKSNFWEFFQGLGKTFMLPVALLAFMGLMLGVGSAFTSPTTIETIPFLGNPILQILFSFMSTIGGFAFTYLPVLFAMAIPLGLVRYEKGVAAFSGFIGYVIMHLSINFYLTETNQLATAEKLRETGQGMVMGIQTLEMGVLGGIIVGIIVYLLHNKFYDIQLPDAFAFFGGARFVPIITSLTLAFVGILLPIIWPIFALGIAGVGSIIQKSGAFGPFLFGAGERLLLPFGLHHILVAMIRFTEAGGTQIVDGQTISGALNIFYAQLKSGEAISPSVTAFLSQGKMPSFMFGLPAVALAIYHTARPENRKKIKGLLISGVLAAFVTGITEPIEFLFLFVSPVLYGIHVVLTGLGFMVMSLLGVVIGNTDGGVLDFLIFGILQGTYTKWYLVLAVGIVWFAIYYTVFRYAITKFNLKTPGREEVTEEISEEIITNKKKGKYDAERILSALGGKENIESLDNCITRLRLVVKDMNKVNQPTLKECGALGVVVLDEHNVQVIIGTQVASVKTQLDKLA from the coding sequence ATGAAAAAGAAAAGCATGAAATCGAATTTTTGGGAGTTCTTTCAAGGCTTAGGGAAAACTTTTATGCTGCCTGTGGCATTATTAGCATTCATGGGATTAATGTTAGGGGTTGGAAGTGCGTTTACAAGCCCAACAACGATTGAAACCATCCCCTTTTTAGGAAATCCTATTTTACAAATACTATTTAGTTTTATGTCTACAATCGGTGGTTTTGCATTCACCTACTTACCAGTATTATTCGCAATGGCTATTCCATTGGGGCTTGTAAGGTATGAAAAAGGTGTAGCTGCTTTTTCTGGATTTATCGGTTATGTGATCATGCATTTATCTATTAACTTTTATTTAACTGAAACCAATCAGCTTGCTACAGCAGAAAAGTTACGTGAGACTGGACAAGGAATGGTAATGGGGATTCAAACCTTAGAAATGGGAGTCCTTGGAGGAATTATTGTTGGGATTATCGTTTATCTGCTACACAATAAGTTTTACGATATCCAGTTACCAGACGCATTTGCATTTTTTGGAGGAGCACGCTTTGTTCCAATTATTACTTCTCTGACATTAGCGTTTGTTGGGATTCTGCTTCCAATCATTTGGCCAATATTTGCATTGGGGATTGCAGGAGTAGGGTCAATCATTCAAAAATCGGGCGCATTTGGCCCATTCTTATTCGGTGCTGGGGAGAGATTGCTGCTTCCGTTTGGATTACACCATATTCTTGTAGCGATGATTCGCTTTACAGAAGCAGGCGGTACGCAAATTGTTGATGGTCAAACGATTTCCGGTGCATTAAATATTTTCTACGCCCAGTTAAAAAGTGGAGAAGCAATTAGTCCTTCAGTAACAGCCTTTTTATCTCAAGGTAAAATGCCATCATTTATGTTTGGATTACCAGCAGTTGCATTAGCTATCTATCATACTGCTCGACCTGAGAACCGAAAGAAAATTAAAGGTCTATTAATTTCTGGTGTTCTTGCTGCTTTTGTAACCGGAATTACAGAACCTATTGAATTTTTATTCTTGTTCGTTTCACCAGTGTTATATGGAATTCATGTAGTCCTGACAGGATTAGGATTTATGGTTATGTCTTTACTTGGAGTGGTTATTGGCAACACAGATGGCGGCGTATTAGACTTTTTAATCTTCGGGATATTACAAGGCACCTATACTAAATGGTATCTCGTACTTGCTGTAGGGATAGTGTGGTTTGCTATTTATTACACAGTGTTCCGTTACGCAATTACAAAATTCAATTTGAAAACTCCTGGACGTGAAGAAGTAACCGAAGAAATTAGTGAAGAAATAATTACTAATAAGAAAAAAGGGAAATATGATGCTGAAAGAATTTTAAGTGCGTTAGGCGGAAAAGAAAATATTGAGTCATTAGATAACTGCATTACTCGTTTACGTCTTGTCGTGAAAGATATGAATAAAGTAAATCAACCCACCTTAAAAGAGTGTGGAGCACTTGGTGTTGTTGTACTAGATGAACATAATGTACAGGTTATTATTGGAACACAAGTAGCTTCTGTTAAAACTCAATTAGACAAATTAGCATAA
- a CDS encoding MurR/RpiR family transcriptional regulator — MKTFLKRLSQRRDQLSQLEKQVLDHILINPNFVVQSNVNDLAKELFVSTATISRTCKQLGYEGFQDLKYTLSKYVDYDKDDENIISSNTILTQIDRVKKEMDQTLKNINEEKIQKAAAYIKESNYVEFFGVGASLPTCVEAARKLTFSGRICSAREDWDELRCVANSLSENDLAILVSYSGETLHILEFANILKEKNVKTIAVVGRRNSRLQQEVDITFHAHITNGYYGELDMSSRFPLSIILDFIILTYMNH, encoded by the coding sequence ATGAAAACATTCTTAAAGCGTCTATCTCAACGCAGAGATCAATTAAGCCAGTTAGAGAAACAGGTATTAGACCATATTTTAATAAACCCGAATTTCGTTGTTCAGTCCAATGTGAATGATCTTGCCAAAGAATTATTTGTATCAACCGCAACGATTAGCAGAACGTGTAAGCAGTTAGGCTACGAGGGATTCCAAGATTTAAAATACACGTTAAGTAAATACGTTGATTATGATAAAGATGATGAAAATATTATTTCTTCAAATACGATATTGACTCAGATAGATCGAGTAAAAAAAGAAATGGATCAAACCTTAAAGAATATCAATGAAGAAAAGATTCAAAAAGCTGCAGCGTATATTAAAGAAAGTAATTATGTTGAGTTTTTTGGGGTTGGGGCATCACTTCCAACTTGTGTGGAAGCTGCTAGAAAGCTTACCTTTTCAGGAAGAATCTGTAGTGCACGTGAAGATTGGGATGAACTAAGATGCGTGGCCAATAGTTTATCTGAAAATGATTTAGCCATTTTAGTATCATATAGTGGAGAAACATTACATATACTAGAGTTTGCAAATATATTAAAAGAGAAAAACGTAAAGACAATAGCAGTCGTTGGCCGACGAAATAGCCGGTTGCAGCAAGAAGTTGATATCACTTTTCATGCACATATTACAAACGGATATTATGGTGAATTAGATATGAGTTCGAGATTTCCGTTAAGCATTATATTGGATTTCATTATCCTGACATATATGAATCATTAG
- a CDS encoding ECF transporter S component: MSWKMKEVVLAVILAVACGVIYLGWSTLWIPISAIVGPVGAGFMFGIWVIASPIVAYIIRKPGAALIAEVAAAAVELLTGSHFGLSALLIGVFQGMGSEIAFAIFRYKRYNLFTLMLSGALAAVGSMIYNLIANGFGYYTTEVFFVTLVIHVISGIILGGWLAKVVVDSLAKTGVLEQYEIMKDKRKRENLNGNVSGM; this comes from the coding sequence ATGAGCTGGAAGATGAAAGAAGTAGTTCTTGCTGTCATTCTAGCGGTGGCTTGTGGAGTTATTTATTTAGGATGGTCTACTCTTTGGATTCCGATTTCCGCTATTGTGGGGCCGGTGGGCGCAGGTTTTATGTTTGGGATTTGGGTGATTGCTAGTCCAATAGTAGCGTATATTATCCGAAAACCGGGTGCGGCCCTTATTGCAGAGGTTGCAGCGGCAGCAGTAGAGTTATTAACAGGAAGTCATTTTGGTCTATCGGCCCTTTTAATTGGTGTCTTTCAAGGTATGGGTTCAGAAATCGCATTCGCGATATTCAGATATAAACGCTACAACCTATTTACATTAATGCTATCTGGGGCTCTTGCAGCGGTTGGAAGCATGATCTATAACTTAATTGCCAACGGTTTTGGATATTACACGACAGAAGTATTTTTTGTTACGTTAGTAATTCATGTGATAAGCGGAATTATTCTCGGTGGTTGGTTAGCGAAAGTAGTCGTGGACTCACTCGCAAAAACAGGTGTTTTAGAACAATATGAAATTATGAAGGATAAAAGGAAAAGGGAAAACTTAAATGGAAATGTTTCTGGGATGTAA